In Phragmites australis chromosome 16, lpPhrAust1.1, whole genome shotgun sequence, one DNA window encodes the following:
- the LOC133894995 gene encoding uncharacterized protein LOC133894995, whose amino-acid sequence MGIERSKLKKGVKPFHDIIHNSSMMPLGQIELPVTFGTPDNFCTEKLTFDVVHFKTAYNVILGRPMLGKVMTVVHYAYHTLKIPGPKGVIAVKGDQRATVKCDKQSLDMVKHFGRSSITSKGAESKR is encoded by the coding sequence ATGGGGATCGAGAGGTCGAAGCTCAAGAAGGGAGTCAAGCCTTTCCATGATATAATTCACAATTCATCGATGATGCCCCTTGGCCAGATCGAGTTGCCAGTCACATTTGGCACGCCTGATAACTTCTGCACAGAGAAGCTCACCTTCGACGTCGTGCATTTCAAGACGGCatacaatgtgattctaggccGCCCAATGTTGGGCAAGGTTATGACTGTCGTGCATTATGCGTACCATACACTCAAGATCCCAGGCCCTAAAGGGGTCATAGCTGTCAAAGGAGATCAACGAGCAACAGTCAAGTGCGACAAGcagagcctggatatggtcaaaCACTTCGGTCGATCGTCAATTACTTCAAAAGGTGCGGAGTCCAAGCGCTAG